Within Homo sapiens chromosome 2, GRCh38.p14 Primary Assembly, the genomic segment ggagttcgagaccagcctggccaacatagtgaaactccatctctactaaaaaatacagaaactagctgggcttagtagtgcatgcctgtaatcccagctactcaggaggctgaggcaggagaatcacttgaacctgggagggggaggtggcagtgagctgagattgtgccactgcactccagcctggagaaaaagagtgagactctgtcaaaaaaaaaaaaaaagtcaatatataaATTCACAAATTTAATTTATAACTAGACATTTTATCAATGTTTATCTTAAAACATACATTCAAGTTAGCAAAAAAAATTGGTTTGGATTTCCTCATAGAGAAGATGGGAAAATGTCTTATACTACAtttgtgtcttagttcattttgtgttgctataagagaatacctgagactaagtaatttataaagaaaagaggttcatttAGTTCTGCAggttgggaagttcaagatcatggCCTTGGCTTCTGGCAAGGGCTTTagtgctgcatcataacatggtagagaaggtcaaaggggaagtgGACATGTGCCAAGAGGCAAACTCCAAGGCGCGTTGGGCTTTATAACAAACCACTCTCTCAGGATCACCTTCTACTCAACAGTATATGGTTTATCACTGTTTGGCCCTTATTTCTGAGTTCGTTAATATATTGAATCTGgttaaaatgagaattaaatagcagctttgaaagaaaaacaaagggacaataatataataaaaggGAAACGGGGCATGAAGGATGTACACGGCAACAGCCCGTATTTTCAGGTAACCAGTCCCAGTCCTATGTGTGTTATTCTGGAAACAgatttctaatagtttatttcaCAGCTGCTGGTACctgtccctttcttctctctagcTACCCATTTCAAGAGTCACTAGAGGTACTTGTGGCTCTTAATACAAGGCTCTATCCCAAATGACAGACTCTTAATCACCCCAATCAGTTTGATACTTCTgtcatgtcctttgcctgctatgttaaaaaatggaaaaaattcgTGTAGGATCTGGAtattaaggaaaaaatggaaaaatatatataaggttTCAAAACAAATTGCTAAGATCTGAATTTCTCCTCATCAAAACTCTTGTTGAAATTTGACCCCACCCTCAACGTGGGAGTATTGGGAGGTGGAGAcctagtaggaggtgtttgggtcattggggcagatctctcatgaatggtttggtgcctttttcatggtaatgagtgagttctcactctcatGAGATTGGATTAGTTCTCTCAGGAATGCTTCTGAATGGGTTGTTATACAGCCAGCATGCCCCTTGATTTTGCCTCTTCACACAGgtctgcttcccctttgaccttTTCTGCCATGTTATGAAGCAGCActaaagccctcaccagaaaccaggGCCAcgctcttgaacttcccagccagcagaaccatgagctaaactTTTTTACTtgataaattaccctgtctcaggtatcctgttatagcaacacaaaacagactatgATACAAATGTTTAGTGTTGATTGGAAAAATGACATAGGAATAAATATTCAGTAAGAGAAGAAACAATTCTTTCCACATATATCATATGATGGTATCCAGGACTTCTATAACATGACACAGATGACTTATGCCTGCTTACTTATTGAGCTGTTCAGTAAGAAAACCGCCTATTTGTTCATCTTTATTGTCTTCACTAATCTTGCTTGGCGTGTCTTGTAGTTGCTAAAGATAAGAAAGTCAATGTTAAGTATATAGAATGaatctgtttcttcttctctgcaaagaaaatgagaatataaattCTAAAGAACCATATGAAATAGGAAGTTCTGAACTAGAGAGTGAAAGATATAGGACATGTATGCTAATGTAATCTGAACTGAGCTACTGAGCTTCATACACTTGTTTCTCCTGGCTGCCTGTGCAAACTGCACATATTGTGATGTGGGGTAGCCACAGATTAGTTTAACAACTTAGTAATAGGCCTAAAGAAGACTTAAACTGTGTTTCTAGTCTGTATCACAATGCTCTAAATACAGCTAAAGATTTTCAATTTTGATTCTGAGCAGAAATTGGATATAAAATTTGCCTAAATACACAGTATGCCATACAGCGaagcatttattatattaaaagtaaaaacaaaacaaaaaacaacctaatTCAAGGGTATCTTTGGTGCTGGAAGATGCCATGTCAGAACATGACTTTAACATCCATCCTAAACCCCAGAAATATGCAAGATATGAGCCTATCACAAATACCACATCCAGCTTGAACAAACCAGCCAGCAACACTTTCAAGCTTTACTGAAAATATGGCAGAATGAATGGTAAGTTAAAAGGTACTGAAACCTGGCATAATGTTGGTTATCATGAACCATATCCATGACATCAgtgtaaaagtaaaacaaagtttTTCTCTAACTTCTAATACTGTCAGGTAGGTAATCTGGTTATTTTTAAGAGCACATGACCACTTTCCATCACTTGTTCCTCTTAAGATCTTCCTTTGCATAGCCTTTTCTTATctcctttaattttaaattaaattaaatttaattttttttttacttttaaatttttttcatttaaattttctttttactttctccctctttttccctGTCCTACTAGTATCTTGGGCCTGCCAGCAGTATTCCTATGTTATTTCAGTGTTGCTGGCAACATTTGCAATTAGGAAAGTGCTGACCCTTGGCTGAAGGAAAATGTTTCTCaatgttttgtaaattttaaattaaccttggttaaaaaaaaaaaaagtttcaatgtTATCACCCAAATGAAGAGTAATACATCTAAACAAGAGAACATGGAACACAATGTACCTTGAGAGCTACAAAATCATACGGATGAAAGCCAATACAGGCTTCATGAATTTGGGACATCATTCGAGCTGTTTTCTTCCAGAATCCAAGCAGTGTtctctgcaaaaaaagaaaaggtgacacTACAGTTCTGCTTCCCCTCCATGATTTTTTAAGTGCTATATTTCCTTACTAGTTTAGTAGATGAACAGTTGCCAAAAAATAAGAAGCAGGAACTAAATTCAATTTTCCAAGTTTAGGGAACCATAAAGCACTGCAAATAGTACTTGTGCAAAAGAATCGGCATCTGTGTCTGCACGTGTGGGAGTTAACTGTATAAATAGCACAGGAATGCACACTGGAGCCACCCAGAGAGTGACTGCAGCTAAGAGAATGAAAACTTAGGGATCAGAACATCTGAGATAtcaaaaagagaaatgttaaaagcacaaaaataccAATCTCTGTTAAAGGAGGAACATATGTGTAATCTTTATGTTGATGGgaatatataaaactttttaattggAGAAAAATTACATTTACCACTAAATCTGGCCTTTCATCTAGAGTTCAAGAAAGATTTGCCAAAAAATGTGTTCTCAAGCTAACTCAAGTAATTGGACATTTTTCTTGCTGCTTCAAGGTTCCTGATTAAAGTGAGGAGGATGAATGGAGAGAATAAAGGAAAACTGAACTCATAGCTATTGTGTTTCAGGCAAGATGCTAAACAGATATCACACACTGTTATTTTCAAGTgcatcctttctccatttctgaaTCCCACAGTACTGAACTGAAATAGGCAGACTCCCTAAAAGCAGGAGTGAATGTCCATTTCCTGTAGTTTATTACTCTTTTCTTATGTAAGTACAGTTTATTCAATTTTTTCCattgaaaaatatatgtaaaaatcaatAGCTGCTACTTATTAATATCTAACTTATTCATTGTGTGTTACTTATATGTGATTTGTGGTACTATAAGCACAAGTGAGACTTCTGAGGTTAAAGTGGTATGGGATGGCAACTTGACAGAATGAAAAGAACATATAActtagaaatagaaaactttGGTTTCTAAGCCAACATTGCCGTTCACTTTAATTCTCATAGGTGTcactttcctcatccataaaatgacagaaaaggtTTTAAACTTTTGGGGGCACAGAATCTTTGCTTCAGATGAAATTGTATGTAGAACTTCAAACCCAGAAGTGGAACAGCTCTGGTTAAACCAGGGCAAATGGGCCTTAAATTTTGCCTCTTCAACATTCCCCTCTTCAACCTCAAATGGTCcctaagtctctctctctcctttgacACCAAAGAGAAGAGCTACAGAAGTAAACAGTCTCTAAGGTCTTTTTCAGAACTTTTTGACTCTCTGACTTTCATAACCTCAATAAAGCAAAGTCAAAGGAATCTAATCATACATAAATTTTTACACCCTTtagacaacttttaaaaagaaatctcacCACTCATCTTTACTGCAAGGATATGCTGACCATGGAGGTGGGTACCTGGTAGGTAGTGAGCGAATGAGATAGCATATTGCAGCGACTAGCTCCAAGTAAATCCACTTTCTGACAAACATCCATCTTTAACTTGTCAAAAGAAGCTTTGCTATTTCTCACTTGCATCTGTACCTGcaataaaaatgctaatttttattacagatatatactataaatatagtATGTTATTACAGACATAAATATAGTATACAggttcataataaatattttcagaaataaattataataaagacTAATTTCTTTTCCCTGTATCATTAATATTTCATGAGTAATGATGAAGATTTTGCTACTGTTAGTAATTGTAGGAGATTCTTTCCAGAAGATATCTTTATGCTGAGAAAGTATGAGATAATAGATGGAAagcaaatagttttttaaaaagtattccaaataaaaagaaacatctaaaaCTATTCATGGATAGCACTTAGCTAAGAGCAGAAGAATAAATGGAAAGGGGACCTCGTTAAAGCACTGAGAAACATTAATAATATTTCTGAATCATGCAGATATTTATAAATTCCAGTAGAGGCCTattatatttcttgaataaatggtGAGTCATGCCATCAGGTAGTGTGAATACTCAaccttttaatatattaatttattcaacaaatataaggCACCTATTATATGCaaggcattgttctaggcactgagaTATTGTGGTGAACAAAACAATGTTCTTCCCCACCATCCTTGGGTAGGGaggcacaggaaaaaaaagaagtaaataaatatatagttgcAAAGGTAGCAAATAAGTAAACAGAAATGAGTGAAGGATGACATGGAAGTCCTTGGTGAGATCATGCATGATGTTTGAACTGGGACAGAAAGATGATGAGCAGGCTATGCTAAGACCCTGGGGAGAGCATTCCAGAACTAGGGACAAGCAAGGACAAAGGTCCTGAGAGTGGGAGGGGGTGAAGACCTTATCATGTTAGAACAACAAGAAGCAAGGAGGTAGAGCACGTTCTTCCTGGAGTGTAGGAAGCAAGTACAACGTGGTTGTGGAGGGACCAGGGATCAGGCCATGCAGGGTTTTTAGGGTCCAGATAGGGACTTGGATTGtatttgatgtggtttggctgtttccctgcccaaatctcatcttgaattcccacatgttatgggagggacccagtgagagataactgaatcatgggggcaggtctttcccatgctgttcttgtgatagtgaataagtctcacgagatctgatggttttaaaatggagagtttccctacacaagctctttttgcctgccaccatccatgtaagatatgacttgttcctccttgccttctatgatgattgtgaggcctccccagccacgtggaactgtaagtctattaaaTCTCTTtatcttcccagtcttgggtatgtctttatcagcagcatgaaaatagactaatacattattcttcttttaaaaattgaggtgaaAGTTGCATAACATACAATTAGCAATTTTAAAGTGTTCAATTAAGTGGCATTTAGTGCATTCGCAATGTTGTTCAATCACTCCCTTGGACTGTATTCTCACTGTCAAAGATTGTAAAAGGGATGGAATACGAGGTAGTTGTGGCCTGAGGCCATGTATTCACCTACTTCATAGGGCTGTTGTGTGTAATCAATGAGGCAAACCACTTAATAGCTGGCCCAGAGTCAGGCTCCATCAGTATTAAATATTATGATTTATATTATGGGTTCTCTATTTATGAAATGAATGATAAAAtgaattttgttatttatgtatAGTATAATTAGGGGCTATAATTTATAATAAGGAGTTTATTTAGcaaaaacatatgttcatacaTAGTTACTTAGGAAGTCTGTGGCCAAACTTTGTATTGTGACAGAATAAAAATTTTGATAACCTTCATATTTCCTTATAATTAACAATCATTTTACATGAATTTTTACTTAAATTCCTTTTGTCCCTCTGTAATAAACTATTTTCTTCCTGCAAACGAATCTCAAAAGTCCAAGGAAGCAACATTTAAGAAGTAATTTAGATCTATCATGAGacagattaaaaaattaataaaaaaggtAGATGGTGTGAAGATGCCACTCCaggagtaaaaataaaagtgtgacAAACTTTTGTACTTCAACTACAGTCTCCAAGCAACCAAGAATGTATAATGAAACATATATTTACCAAAAAACATCTgaaattttattatcttaattaTTCTGTGGCAGTTTCATATTTCATACaccaagaaaaggaaagggataCGTTTTCATACTTTTCTAaacttttccatttgctttaagGTGTCTGGGTCCAGCTCTTGGGATACATCTTTCATCCACAGTAGAGCTCCTCTGTATTCTGTGCGTGCCTGCTCCATCCGATTAATTGTCATCAAGGTATCAGATACTGCCCTTTGACTGAATGTTGCTACTTCTTGCTTCAGACGAGACAGAGGAGTACACAGGGCCAATCTAATGGCAGAGAGGTAAAAATCAGAGGGTTGAACACAtcataagtaaaacaaaacaaaggtttaaacCAATGAAAAAGCATATTTGCTAACAAGATGAATCTACAAGTAAAAAATTATTCAGTTCCTAAGGAGATTTTGAAAGCAAATAAGGATCATATAGCCAACTCTGAATTATCAATAAAGatgtgttggccgggcgcggtggctgacgcttgtaatcctagcactttgggaggccaaggtgggcagatcgcctgaggtcaggagtttgagaccagcctggccaacacggcgaaaccctgtctctactaaaaatgcaaaaaattagccaggtgtgatggtgggtgcctgtaatcccagctactcgggaggctgaggcaggagaatcgcttgaacccgggaggtggaggttgcagcaagccgagatggcgccactgcactccagcctgggcgacagagcgaaactccatctcaaaaaaaaaaaaaaagtgtctacaCCTCCTCCCTTGTTACTTTAGGAAATATGTCATTTTTGCAATACTTTGGAAGTTATTCCATGTATAAATAACCTGCCAAGTAAATCTGCCATTTAGAAAACAGTTCTGAGGGGAACAGAGAACCTGCATTCATAAAGCATAATCCAATTAACAGAAAGCCTTTCATTTGACAAGTTCAGGGAAAACCTGGGTTTTGCTAGCAGAACTAATGAGTATGGAGTTCTTAGCAGCTGAGGATGAGGACAAGATAACAAGTATTTAAGAAACACAGATTAAATCCAATTCCTCCTTTTTGCTTAGTGACCATTGGAGGGCCCTGTACTTAGTACCTCCACGTCACTTCCTTCAAGATAGACTTTTGCACTGATGTGATGTTTCAGAATAAAGCTATATAAACTGGACACCATCATTATAGGTCTGATAAGGActgttttattcttcttaaatGCAAAAGATTTGGGCTAGGTTTAGTAATTACAGGAGATTCTTTGCAGTAGGTATCATTATAttagaaactgaaataataactgGAAAGTAtgtaattaagaagaaaaaatttcttcTACTTAAAAAGTACCACTATATTTATAGTATAGTATCAAAAAGCGAAAttggaaatacacatttttaagatGTTAGTCATTCTGTGACTGTTACATTAAACCAGTTGAGAAATATAACTGATACTTGTCTGATTTTaggggaaataaaagaaatataaatacagGCCTAAAGGTTATTTCTAGAAATTAAGCAACCAAGAACATCaatcattaaataattattttgaatacaaAATTAGTAATTAAGAATTAGGTGTCACAACATAACTGTGATATATTTCTCTTTAACCCTTTATTAGAATGAACAGTGACCTTTACAAATATGCAAATTTAAGTACACATGTCAAAACTGTCAGATTGACTACAGATTCAAGATAATGAACAACCATGGTAAACCTTTGCTTGGCTGAAGAACAAAGTGCCTTGCCAGTGGCATCCATCATTTTGCCAGCTTGAGTTGCATCCCGTTCtgcttgaaattttaaaaagagccctagctcattttcttcctctgatataactaggaaaaaaattacagtgtagttaattgtttcctttcatcatttgtttaaaacatacacacaactAAAAATCTCACAGCAATAACTCTCTATACAAGATTTACttaggggaagaagaagagagacttattttttaaatgcaattccTGGGCTCCATTTCCAGAGACTCTACTTTCCATAGGTCTAGGGAATCTGGCTTCTTATCAGCACTCCAGATGGTTTCGACACAGTGAATCCATGGACCTCGCTTTGAGAAGGACTGATTTTTAGTGACAAAAATccctcaaaactataaaataaagccATAAATGATGCATTTTCAAATGTGCAGAGATGTATTTTAGGATCATTGCCTCTTACAAAGTATTTGTTCCCTATTTAAACTTGTTAATTTATTCTTGACTCCCTCCTGGCTTCAGTTTCCTGTGCTCGGTATCGCAGACTCACAGATGTCCACAGTTCTGCTCCAGCAACCCTAAAAACTGTCATCTAGTGCACTGCTATTCAAAGTGTAGGCCATGGACCAGTATTGGTCCAGAATCCTCTGTTACCAAGCTGTGACAAGCGAAGAAGTAAGGAAACTGAGAATAACTGTGTAGAGACTTTGAGCATTTTATATTTGTCAAATCTAATAAAGTGAGCTTATAATACATTTTTCacgtattttatttcatttttctaaaagttatttttttaaaagatgggatcttgctttgacatccagcctggagtgcagtggcttgatcatagctcactgcaacctcgaattcctgggctcaagtgatcctcctgcctcagcctcctgagtagctcagactacaggcatgagccacagtggttggctaattttttaaaaattattttagaggcagggtctcactatgttgaccacgctggtctcaaactcctagcctcaagccatcttcccaccttagtttcccaaagcactggaattacaggcaggcacGAGTCACAGTGCTCagctaaaaattcatttttattgaattttacaAAGGTATCAGTTTACAACAGATTGAAAGCAAACCATGAAACAAAAAAAGGTCCTTCACCACAATTTAAGAAACACTGATCTAGTGTAAGCTGATCCTGTAACCACAATAAGACTAATAAGGGGGAAAGCCCACAGTGCTCCAATTATAAgcttaaagtaaataaacaacaacaaatgtcATGCCTAATTTCATCCCACTTCACTGATagaaaaatcaaagttaaaacTGAAAGGGAAGTGTCTGGCTACTTGTGGGGCAGCAACAGAACTCAGGCCTCCTCATGCTGCCTCCCCACTACCCCTGTCCCCGCTGCCATGCCTACAAGGGTGACCCAAGGAGAGCACAATGGTGTAATGAGGAAGGTGTCTACACAGTCTGTAGTCTCATCTCTAATAAAACCATGAACAACTGACCTGATCCAGAGCAGATGGGGTTTGGGGAGTCATGCTAATTTAATGCTGATTACTTGAGAGATGTACAGTTTACACATTATTTGAATCAGAACTTCATAAAATATACCTCaattaaaactactagaaaatattcatttgggTATGGTGGTTCAGAAAGCACTTTGAGTACTTGGAATACTTCATTATCAAGTATCAACTGAACATAAATGATCACTGAAGCTTACCTTTATCATTGCAGAAAGAGCAGTCAATGAGGCTGAGTCTGTGCTGCTTCTATGTTGAGACCTGCCTGCCAAAATCTACAGAGACCCCTCCCTGACCTGTTCTCCCCTGAGTCAAGAGAGTCCCATAAAGTTATGGTGCTGGACTAACCTACTGCATTTGTCTGATGTTACTCCCAACACATGTATTAATACAATCGTCTTCAAGAAATCACATATTTATACACAATCTTGAAGTGAAAATACACAATTAAATCTATATGTGTTTCCCTTCCTTATTCTGAAATGCTCCACCAGAGTGCTAAAAGATCTAGTGATTTCAGGGTATATAAACTTGctgattttcttcacattttcatttctgtcaCAGGACTCACTTGGTCCAGTGATTGTGATATATTTTACCAAGCAGTAAAAGGCCATAAGGTCGTTAGTAATCTGACCCCAAATTTCCTTTGTTCCTTTATCCTCCCATTAGTTTCAATGACAGACTCTTCTGCCTATGCAGGCTGTTCTCATTCTTTAAGCTCTTTAAACTCCAAGTCTCTTCTCTACATGTTCAACTTCTATAAATCCTTTAAGTTTTACCTCAATTCCTGTCTATGGAATTGCCTTTGCCAATTACTCTAATCCACAGTTATTCTTCATTCCTAGGAATTCAGAGTTATGTCTGTATCATTATTCTGAACTCAATTACATACTACTTACATTGTCTCTCTTTTTGTGCAAAAAGTTGTTTCTCCAACTACTTCCTTGGGAAAAGCACATGGCAGGTAGTcaaaaaaatacttgaataatCATGCTTTAttggatttatttctttaatggGACAATGTATAAGCTTTGATTATAAAGCAATGAGATTAATTTACATAGCTACATGAGAAAAATTATTGATTCATTGAAATCAAATATTTATCGAGTACTGACTACATGCTAGACATTGTTTCTAGACTGGGGacacagaaataaaacagaaaaattctgtCCTggcgaggtgcagtggctcacacctgtaatcccaacactttgggaggctgaggtgggtggatcacgaggataggagttcaagaccaacctggccaagatggtgaaaccccgtctctactaaaaatacaaaaattggccaggcatggtggcaggtgcctgtaatcccagctacttgggaggctgaggcagagaattgcttgaacctgggaggcggaggttgcagtgagccaagatcacgccactgcactctagcctgggcgacagagtgagactccacctcaaaaaaaaaaaattctgtccttAAGGAGGGCATACTCTAGTGGTGGGAAGAAAAACAATGGACAAAATAtacagaatgttgaatattattaACTGGACAGGGAGTTTTGAGGGAAAGgggtattgtattgtattgtattttttgtacccTCTGAGGGCAGAGAGTATTGCATTTTAGATATGCAGTTCAGGGAAGGCCTCATTTAAAAAGATGACATTTGACCAAATACCCAAAGGAAGTTAGGGATTCCACTATGCAGATATGCCTACTATGTAAGATATTAATATGGCTAAAGAGGAGAAGCTTTTAGGAGGTGTGATTAGAGAGGTAGCCATGTCCAGCAGGCCCACTGTAattaaaaaaggagaagagatcCAAAGATTGAGTTTTAACCTGAACAAGTCCAGGAGAGAAGAGAATCAGCAAAGGCAGGATGCCAAGAAAGAGTGACCAGGaggaggaaaaccaggaaagccaagtgaagaaagtgTATCAAGGaataggaaataataaatgtgttaaaTAATGTGATAAGCCAGATTTAGAAGGAGTTGGTTAATCATGACCTTGACAAGAGAAATTTGGTGGAGTGATGGGGATGAAAACTTGACTGGAGTGAGTACAAGAGAAATTGGAAGGAAAGGAACAGAGATCATGAATACAGACAATTACATcacatttttctgtaaagagcagCAGAGGAATGGAATTTAACTGCAAGGGCAAGTGGGAGTCAAGAAAGAGAGGTTTAAGTGATGGAAACAAATCCATTTCAGATGCTGCGCAggcccaggcatggtgactcacacctgtaatcccagtactttgggaggttgaggcaggaggatcacttgaggccaggagtttgaaaccagtctgggcagcatagtgagaccctgtgtctacaaaaaaatacaaaaattatccaggtatggtggcacacgcctgtaatcccagctacttggtaggctgaggtgggaggatcacttgagcccaggtggtggagactgtagtgagctgtgattgcaccactgcactccaacctgagtgacagagaaagaccctgtctcaaagaaaaaaaatatcagcAAAAAATAAATCTGGGTCAGAGGATTTGATTAactgaggaaagaag encodes:
- the ICA1L gene encoding islet cell autoantigen 1-like protein isoform 3 (isoform 3 is encoded by transcript variant 5); this encodes MDSFGQPRPEDNQSVVRRMQKKYWKTKQVFIKATGKKEDEHLVASDAELDAKLEVFHSVQETCTELLKIIEKYQLRLNVISEEENELGLFLKFQAERDATQAGKMMDATGKALCSSAKQRLALCTPLSRLKQEVATFSQRAVSDTLMTINRMEQARTEYRGALLWMKDVSQELDPDTLKQMEKFRKV